The following proteins are encoded in a genomic region of Dyadobacter sp. UC 10:
- a CDS encoding ISAon1 family transposase: protein MDTRANDIWSIGRFYGVDGRALLRQYRDFQSGFKDWKQRGHAKKWLLYPENLGSHLSIDETSLSHGELYTILTNKSAKGGRGSIVAIVAGTKAEAVIEVLRKIPEPLRKKVSEITLDMAGSMSLIAKRCFPRAVRVTDRFHVQRLAVDALQDIRIKHRWEVLDQESDAIEQAKMSQNEYHPEILSNGDTIKQLLARSRYALYKKPNTWTDSQKERALLLFERFPDLKKAYELTIGLSNIFTTTTEKIYGLTRLAKWHEKVRQSGFKSFNTVARSIENHYKTIVNYFDNRSTNASAESFNAKIKAFRAQFRGVRNVEFFLYRLTQLYA from the coding sequence GTGGATACGAGGGCTAATGATATTTGGAGCATTGGTCGTTTCTATGGCGTTGATGGTAGGGCTTTGCTACGGCAGTATCGTGATTTTCAGAGTGGATTTAAAGATTGGAAGCAAAGAGGTCATGCAAAAAAATGGCTCTTGTATCCCGAAAACCTAGGATCTCATCTATCGATCGACGAAACCAGTCTTTCGCACGGCGAATTGTATACAATCCTTACCAATAAATCTGCCAAAGGTGGCCGTGGCAGCATTGTAGCAATAGTGGCTGGAACTAAGGCAGAAGCAGTGATTGAAGTACTTCGCAAAATCCCGGAACCACTGCGGAAGAAAGTGTCAGAAATCACCCTGGACATGGCGGGCAGTATGTCCTTGATTGCCAAGCGATGCTTTCCACGGGCGGTGCGAGTGACTGACCGTTTCCATGTTCAAAGACTCGCAGTTGATGCCCTCCAAGATATCCGGATCAAACATCGCTGGGAAGTCCTGGATCAGGAAAGCGATGCTATTGAGCAGGCTAAAATGTCTCAGAATGAATATCATCCAGAGATATTATCTAATGGCGACACCATTAAACAGCTACTGGCTCGAAGCAGGTACGCGCTATACAAAAAGCCCAATACCTGGACAGACAGCCAAAAAGAACGCGCCCTGCTTCTTTTTGAACGCTTCCCCGATTTGAAAAAAGCGTACGAGCTAACGATAGGGCTCAGTAACATCTTCACGACTACAACGGAAAAAATATATGGGTTGACCAGATTAGCCAAATGGCATGAAAAGGTCCGGCAATCTGGCTTCAAGTCATTCAATACCGTAGCCCGCTCGATTGAAAACCACTATAAGACAATCGTTAATTACTTTGATAACCGCAGCACTAACGCATCTGCCGAATCCTTCAACGCGAAAATCAAAGCGTTCAGAGCACAGTTCAGAGGGGTAAGAAACGTTGAGTTCTTCCTGTATCGCCTTACTCAATTATATGCTTAA
- a CDS encoding TerC/Alx family metal homeostasis membrane protein has product MFSNEVLFFGGFIVMITIMLLLDLGVFFKTKDHIVKFKEAAAWTVAWIALAMVFYVIIRTHGDLIHGMVNYEQLEGIARKYAPHLKLVPGDFEASVEIYRKNMSLEFITGYLLEYALSVDNIFVIILIFSSFGVRPQYYKKVLLWGVLGAIVMRFIFIFVGSALMQRFEWIIYVFGLLLVYQGGKIFFEGGEDEKIDPAKHPVVKFAAKYLPVFPRYVREHFFVLKKGKWLITPLFVVVLIIEFTDLIFAVDSVPAVFSVTKDPYVVFFSNIFAIMGLRSMFFFLSNIMGLFRFLKYGLGVLLVFIGGKMLAHAPLEEMGFQTVYSLYVILGILAVSILASVLIPEKKASDKEVLSNS; this is encoded by the coding sequence ATGTTTTCCAACGAAGTATTGTTTTTCGGAGGCTTTATAGTGATGATTACCATCATGCTTCTTTTAGATCTGGGTGTTTTTTTCAAGACCAAAGACCATATAGTTAAATTCAAGGAGGCCGCCGCCTGGACCGTTGCGTGGATTGCGTTGGCGATGGTCTTCTATGTGATCATCAGGACCCATGGCGACCTGATTCACGGAATGGTGAATTATGAGCAACTGGAAGGCATCGCCAGGAAGTACGCACCGCACCTTAAACTGGTTCCAGGTGATTTTGAAGCAAGTGTCGAGATTTACCGAAAAAATATGTCGCTCGAGTTTATTACGGGTTACCTGCTGGAATATGCGCTTTCGGTCGATAATATTTTCGTGATTATCCTGATATTCTCTTCTTTCGGGGTAAGGCCTCAATATTATAAAAAAGTGTTGCTGTGGGGAGTTTTGGGAGCTATTGTGATGCGTTTCATATTCATTTTCGTCGGGTCTGCGTTAATGCAGCGCTTTGAATGGATCATTTACGTCTTCGGTTTACTACTCGTTTACCAGGGGGGGAAGATATTTTTTGAAGGCGGAGAGGACGAGAAAATCGATCCTGCCAAGCATCCGGTGGTGAAATTCGCGGCCAAGTACCTACCCGTTTTCCCGAGGTACGTGAGAGAGCATTTCTTCGTATTGAAAAAAGGAAAATGGCTGATCACCCCTTTGTTCGTGGTTGTTCTGATCATTGAATTTACAGACCTGATTTTTGCTGTCGACTCTGTTCCGGCTGTGTTCTCGGTTACCAAAGATCCTTATGTAGTATTCTTCTCCAACATTTTCGCAATCATGGGGCTTCGCTCCATGTTCTTCTTCCTCAGTAACATCATGGGGCTGTTCAGGTTCCTGAAATATGGCCTGGGTGTTCTGTTGGTATTTATCGGCGGGAAAATGCTGGCACATGCCCCGCTGGAAGAAATGGGTTTTCAGACAGTATATTCGCTTTACGTCATCTTAGGAATTCTGGCGGTCAGCATCCTGGCGTCTGTACTTATTCCTGAGAAAAAAGCGAGTGATAAGGAAGTTTTGTCCAATAGTTGA
- a CDS encoding ISAon1 family transposase N-terminal region protein produces MESFLPLIELILPDFIIENYLLTHVEKSEERYHVYLEEKNYPEADPIKADLLSKGYFPTITLQDFPIRGHKVFLHIKRRRWLNTKTGKVVHRDWTEVAEGTRMTIEFADFLKEIGGYEG; encoded by the coding sequence TTGGAGAGTTTCCTGCCGCTTATCGAGTTAATCTTACCGGATTTTATAATTGAGAATTACTTACTGACCCATGTAGAGAAGTCAGAGGAACGTTATCACGTCTATTTGGAAGAGAAAAATTATCCAGAAGCTGATCCAATAAAGGCAGACTTGCTCTCCAAAGGTTATTTCCCCACCATTACCCTGCAGGATTTCCCAATTCGGGGCCACAAGGTATTCCTTCATATTAAACGTCGTAGGTGGCTCAATACCAAGACTGGCAAAGTTGTCCATAGAGACTGGACAGAAGTAGCAGAAGGCACGCGAATGACTATTGAATTCGCGGATTTTTTAAAAGAAATTGGTGGATACGAGGGCTAA